From Cyclobacteriaceae bacterium, a single genomic window includes:
- a CDS encoding biopolymer transporter ExbD, producing the protein MKLQSQNKIDASFSMASMTDLIFLLLVFFMLTSSFVTPSGLPVNLPSSIASTIEVQKVSVTVTKDLQYYVNDKKITKNTLESELKLNLSGSAGQAGMVVLHIDKSVPTEELVYVAGIATSLKAKVTIATKPK; encoded by the coding sequence ATGAAACTTCAATCTCAAAATAAGATCGACGCGTCTTTCAGCATGGCCTCCATGACGGATCTGATATTTTTGTTGCTGGTCTTCTTCATGCTCACATCTTCCTTTGTTACACCTTCAGGCTTGCCTGTGAATCTCCCATCGAGCATTGCAAGCACAATTGAAGTGCAAAAAGTTTCCGTGACAGTTACCAAGGATCTTCAGTACTACGTTAACGATAAGAAAATTACCAAGAACACGCTTGAGTCAGAGCTTAAGCTGAACTTGTCAGGTTCAGCAGGGCAGGCAGGTATGGTGGTTCTGCATATTGATAAAAGTGTTCCTACCGAAGAGCTGGTTTATGTTGCCGGGATTGCTACATCACTGAAAGCTAAAGTTACTATCGCCACGAAACCCAAATAG
- a CDS encoding PKD domain-containing protein — protein VSGTLVGSGPIIAETLVATTVNPGTAVYTITPARSGCPGTPIMVTVTVNPIPDVVATPPSQTICSGATTAIALSTSNGVTAGTTYSWTVSQTGVSGATSGFGTAINQPLSTTGFISGTAIYTITPSNGGCNGTPIMVTITVNPLPNVVATPSAQTICSNTATSIGLSTTNGVAGATYSWTVTQSGVTGATASSGTSINQVLNAIGSVSGTATYTITPAVGSCSGTPLNYTVTVLPKPTAAASNIIICSGQNAVISISPAPANVTGTTFSWTITADPNVLGATNDNGSLINQNLTLTNSTVGNVTYHITPSANGCSGVITNVTVTVNPVATVDAGVDYQVCEPTVIPLSGTIGGAAASGTWTIVSGLGSLSANTTVGTVVTANYTVNPSDITTTIVLRLQTNDPDAGGPCSFVSDVLNIQINRKPTVTTPIDYVVCEPSVFASSPIMLTGTIGGSATTGLWSVITGTGGLSATNVSGVTVTANYVIAPADVNTTLTFRLTTNDPDGLGPCTAVYKDINIHVNPRAVVSAGPDLKLCRNFPSIALQGSYSGAPSVLWTGGTGSYSSAANPVANYTFNDPSEVNTTFTLTLTTADPDGAGPCAAVSDQMTLTIYPLPTVNFFGLPSTVAENIAPFPINGTQAGGLFTISPATSNIGSTSAIPGPTDVASFDPSAVTLGFNSVTYTYTDGNGCRNATSKSIVVNPVTVIDFALQYACPGPAACPFVPVNGSGEFEICSRVGKIKLVGNPAAPGGGANTGFVGTGTNGAIVQAAISTQVNGGPGPDYYLDTDLLPSDTYLIQYNYRNSSGDLSSPVTRAIKVFASPTASIQTPANNCITSLIALNDNSTMSTPNPYSGSITAWVWNFGDGTSGSGANTTHDYNPAGPGIYNVTLDVTTFQGCKDKATLSLRVGPRPLVDFNWSAICTNDLTRYADKTNAGISVITDYTWDFGDGDILTGPAGGNVPGGTHGGRTTGTLKDPKHNYLSTGTYPSKLTVNTNDGCTNSITQSVFILTAGVTVTPFPGSALAYKEDFDDGVGGNWIAEGLRTSPLLAPPVFSPISWIFGTPSGATIKTAASGSTAWWTGKNIAINGQPTYFDDETSVVNGPCFDLTNLKRPMIALDYWSDSEKNLDGTVLQYSTDGGINWQLVGPLTGLSGAQRDQGINWYDPNATIVSNPGQQLIGQYGWTDKSAGWKNGRFNLDMVNPAQRAQVRIRIAFSSNNQNASGQTFDGFAFDNVYVGDKQRNVLVEHFTNSTLNGSVAGDTWINNLYQNQITSRGTSDFNDIQYHISFPNTDQLNVDNPSDPAARALYFGVSQPPATIMDGILNSKFTGKYTDLDLLGVEVDRRALVDPLFDLQLENVATSDNNKISVKVTINALKNFNSPLILQTALIENQVGTFKNVLRKQLFGADGETITLPFTAGNTLVKTKDNVVINVPIADNTNTSLIAYIQDKNTKEIYQSVVIPILAPFKVGSVVVGLEKGSAPTTLSQISVYPNPASGHFNLKVPDDATVDGFTWKLIDQRGKTISNGDFNGMQDNTKQVDITGVANGIYFIMLSAPDQSVAYQKVVVLNRN, from the coding sequence TAGCGGAGCAACTTCTGGCTTTGGAACCGCCATTAATCAGCCACTGTCGACCACCGGTTTTATCAGTGGAACAGCAATCTACACCATCACTCCATCGAATGGAGGATGTAACGGCACACCGATCATGGTGACAATCACTGTGAATCCATTACCCAATGTTGTAGCTACCCCCTCGGCGCAAACAATTTGCAGCAACACTGCCACCAGCATTGGATTGTCTACTACCAATGGTGTTGCAGGAGCTACCTATAGCTGGACTGTAACCCAAAGTGGAGTAACCGGCGCAACCGCTTCCAGTGGGACTTCAATTAATCAGGTATTAAACGCCATCGGATCTGTTTCTGGAACGGCGACTTATACGATTACACCAGCAGTCGGAAGTTGTTCAGGAACTCCACTTAATTATACTGTCACTGTTCTTCCTAAACCTACCGCAGCTGCTTCTAACATCATAATTTGTTCTGGTCAGAATGCAGTCATTTCAATATCACCAGCTCCGGCAAATGTTACAGGCACTACCTTCTCATGGACAATAACAGCTGACCCTAATGTACTTGGCGCAACAAATGATAATGGATCGTTGATCAATCAGAATTTAACACTCACCAATAGTACTGTTGGAAATGTTACCTATCACATTACACCTTCGGCCAACGGATGTTCCGGGGTTATAACGAATGTTACAGTAACAGTTAATCCTGTTGCAACAGTAGATGCTGGAGTAGACTATCAGGTGTGCGAACCGACTGTTATTCCTTTATCAGGAACAATTGGAGGTGCTGCTGCTTCTGGTACGTGGACAATCGTATCGGGATTAGGAAGCTTGTCAGCAAACACTACCGTTGGAACAGTTGTAACTGCAAATTATACTGTTAATCCTTCGGATATTACAACAACGATCGTATTAAGACTTCAAACAAATGACCCTGACGCAGGAGGTCCATGCTCATTTGTTTCAGATGTATTGAATATTCAAATCAATCGTAAGCCAACCGTTACAACACCCATAGATTACGTTGTGTGTGAGCCATCTGTATTTGCAAGTTCTCCTATTATGTTGACAGGAACAATTGGTGGATCTGCAACGACTGGCTTATGGAGCGTCATTACTGGCACAGGCGGCTTATCGGCAACCAACGTCTCAGGTGTAACGGTAACAGCGAATTATGTTATTGCGCCTGCTGATGTAAATACGACATTGACATTCCGGTTAACAACCAATGATCCTGATGGACTAGGACCATGTACTGCTGTTTATAAAGACATTAACATCCATGTTAATCCACGTGCCGTTGTTTCTGCTGGACCGGATTTAAAGTTGTGCAGAAACTTCCCGAGCATAGCTCTTCAGGGGTCTTATAGTGGAGCACCATCTGTTTTGTGGACCGGTGGAACAGGTAGTTACTCGAGTGCAGCAAATCCAGTTGCCAATTATACATTTAATGATCCGTCAGAGGTGAACACCACATTTACATTGACGTTGACTACTGCAGATCCTGATGGAGCAGGACCTTGTGCCGCCGTATCTGATCAAATGACATTAACTATTTATCCTTTGCCTACTGTCAACTTCTTTGGCTTGCCGTCAACGGTTGCTGAGAATATTGCTCCGTTCCCAATCAATGGTACGCAGGCAGGTGGATTATTTACTATTTCTCCTGCAACCAGTAACATAGGAAGTACATCTGCTATCCCTGGGCCAACGGATGTTGCAAGCTTTGATCCAAGTGCAGTTACCTTAGGTTTTAATTCTGTAACCTACACGTATACTGATGGAAATGGATGTAGAAATGCAACATCAAAATCAATTGTAGTAAATCCAGTTACCGTTATTGACTTTGCTCTTCAGTATGCATGCCCTGGCCCTGCCGCTTGTCCATTTGTTCCTGTAAATGGTTCAGGTGAATTTGAAATTTGCTCACGTGTTGGTAAAATTAAACTCGTAGGAAATCCGGCCGCACCAGGTGGTGGAGCTAATACTGGATTTGTCGGCACAGGAACAAACGGTGCAATCGTTCAGGCGGCTATCTCAACACAAGTGAATGGCGGCCCTGGACCAGATTATTATCTGGATACGGACCTGCTTCCTTCTGACACATATCTCATACAGTATAACTATAGAAACTCCAGTGGCGATCTTTCATCTCCTGTTACAAGAGCTATAAAAGTATTTGCAAGCCCTACTGCGAGCATTCAAACCCCTGCTAATAATTGTATTACATCGTTGATAGCGTTAAATGATAATTCAACCATGTCAACACCAAATCCATATAGCGGATCCATCACCGCATGGGTATGGAATTTTGGTGACGGAACTTCAGGCTCTGGAGCGAATACAACTCATGACTATAACCCGGCAGGTCCTGGTATTTACAATGTTACTTTGGATGTAACAACATTCCAGGGTTGCAAAGACAAGGCAACACTTTCATTGCGCGTAGGACCACGCCCATTGGTTGATTTTAATTGGTCGGCTATTTGTACCAATGATTTGACGCGTTATGCAGATAAAACCAATGCAGGTATATCAGTGATTACTGATTACACGTGGGATTTTGGTGATGGTGATATCCTCACAGGTCCAGCCGGCGGTAATGTTCCGGGAGGTACTCATGGAGGAAGAACAACCGGTACACTTAAAGATCCAAAGCACAACTATTTGTCTACCGGAACATACCCATCGAAACTAACTGTTAATACAAATGATGGATGTACCAATTCAATCACACAAAGTGTATTCATCCTTACTGCAGGAGTAACGGTTACACCATTCCCGGGTTCAGCCCTGGCATATAAAGAGGATTTTGATGATGGAGTAGGTGGTAACTGGATTGCTGAAGGCTTGCGAACAAGTCCGCTTCTTGCTCCGCCAGTATTTAGTCCTATCAGCTGGATATTTGGCACTCCTTCAGGAGCGACGATCAAAACAGCAGCTTCGGGATCCACTGCCTGGTGGACTGGAAAAAACATTGCGATCAATGGTCAACCAACTTATTTCGATGATGAGACCTCTGTTGTCAATGGACCATGCTTTGACTTAACAAATCTGAAGCGTCCTATGATTGCTTTGGACTACTGGTCAGATTCAGAAAAGAATCTTGATGGTACTGTACTTCAGTATTCAACAGATGGTGGAATTAACTGGCAGCTTGTTGGACCACTTACTGGTTTGTCTGGTGCGCAACGCGATCAGGGGATTAACTGGTATGATCCGAATGCTACCATCGTTTCTAATCCAGGGCAGCAGCTGATTGGTCAGTACGGATGGACAGACAAATCTGCAGGATGGAAGAATGGAAGATTCAATCTGGATATGGTAAATCCTGCACAAAGAGCTCAGGTTCGTATCCGGATAGCATTCTCCAGCAATAACCAGAATGCATCAGGTCAAACCTTTGATGGTTTTGCTTTCGACAATGTTTATGTGGGGGATAAGCAGCGTAACGTGTTGGTTGAACATTTTACAAATTCAACACTTAATGGAAGCGTAGCGGGAGATACCTGGATCAATAACTTGTATCAGAATCAAATCACCAGCAGAGGAACTTCTGATTTTAACGATATTCAGTATCACATTAGTTTCCCGAATACGGATCAACTCAATGTTGATAATCCTTCTGATCCCGCTGCACGCGCGCTTTATTTTGGAGTTTCACAGCCACCTGCAACAATCATGGATGGAATTCTCAATAGCAAATTCACCGGTAAGTACACAGATCTTGATTTGCTGGGAGTTGAAGTTGACAGAAGAGCTTTAGTAGATCCTTTGTTTGATCTTCAACTTGAGAACGTTGCGACATCAGACAATAACAAGATATCTGTTAAGGTTACGATCAACGCGCTTAAGAATTTCAATTCACCGTTAATTCTTCAGACTGCCTTGATTGAAAATCAGGTGGGAACATTTAAAAATGTACTGCGCAAGCAATTGTTTGGAGCGGATGGAGAAACAATCACATTGCCTTTCACTGCGGGCAATACACTCGTTAAAACCAAGGATAACGTTGTGATTAACGTGCCGATAGCGGATAATACCAATACCTCATTGATCGCCTACATTCAGGATAAGAATACAAAGGAAATTTATCAGAGTGTGGTGATACCGATCCTTGCACCATTTAAAGTGGGAAGCGTAGTTGTGGGTCTTGAAAAAGGATCTGCACCAACTACACTTAGCCAAATATCTGTATACCCGAATCCAGCCAGTGGCCATTTCAATCTGAAGGTTCCTGATGACGCAACAGTTGATGGATTTACCTGGAAATTGATTGATCAGCGTGGTAAGACCATCAGCAATGGTGATTTTAACGGAATGCAGGATAACACGAAGCAAGTTGATATTACGGGTGTCGCTAATGGAATTTATTTCATCATGTTATCAGCTCCGGATCAGTCTGTAGCTTACCAAAAGGTTGTTGTTTTGAATAGAAACTAA
- a CDS encoding rhomboid family intramembrane serine protease, which yields MWLVFTIEFFYGLDFTWLGILPRTIFGLIGIFTAPMIHGDLTHLISNTVPLLFLGSVIFFFYDRIGGIVFFRCYIITNILVWIFSPRVSYHIGASGLVYGLSSFLIFFGLIRKDFWSLFISITVFLMYGGIFYGVLPTDPRISWESHLAGAVVGAVTAFDLANKKT from the coding sequence ATGTGGTTGGTATTCACCATTGAATTTTTCTACGGGCTGGATTTCACCTGGCTTGGGATCTTGCCAAGAACGATCTTTGGATTAATAGGAATATTCACTGCTCCCATGATCCATGGAGATCTGACTCATCTGATCTCCAATACCGTCCCTTTACTTTTTCTCGGATCTGTAATCTTCTTTTTCTATGATCGCATTGGAGGGATTGTATTTTTCAGATGCTACATAATAACCAATATTCTTGTGTGGATATTCAGTCCCAGGGTTTCATATCATATTGGAGCGAGCGGATTGGTTTATGGACTTTCTTCATTTTTGATTTTCTTTGGACTGATCAGAAAGGACTTCTGGTCTTTGTTCATATCTATTACCGTTTTCCTGATGTATGGTGGAATTTTTTATGGAGTATTGCCGACAGATCCCCGGATCTCATGGGAATCACATTTGGCAGGAGCGGTGGTAGGAGCCGTGACAGCTTTTGATCTTGCTAATAAAAAGACTTGA
- a CDS encoding MotA/TolQ/ExbB proton channel family protein codes for MLFTQIVTTATPPADDALSVVDLAIKGGFMMIPIILSSFIAIYIFVERILTINKANQNPDAFMGRIKEMVLRGDINGAKLLCSQFDSPIARMIEKGVARIGSPLKTIEASIENVAKLELFKLEKNLSILATVSGSAPMMGFLGTVIGMVEAFISIAQEQGSVSPKLLSSGIYTAMITTVAGLIVGIIAYLGYNYLVTRVSKVVHKMEYSSIEFIDLLQEPR; via the coding sequence ATGCTCTTTACACAAATTGTTACCACGGCAACTCCACCCGCAGATGATGCGCTGTCAGTTGTTGACCTCGCCATAAAAGGAGGGTTCATGATGATTCCGATCATCCTGAGCTCGTTCATTGCGATCTATATTTTTGTTGAACGTATTCTTACGATCAATAAGGCAAATCAAAATCCTGATGCCTTTATGGGAAGAATCAAGGAGATGGTTTTGAGAGGCGACATCAATGGCGCAAAACTTCTTTGCAGCCAGTTTGATAGCCCCATTGCCCGCATGATAGAAAAGGGTGTAGCACGCATCGGAAGCCCTCTTAAAACGATAGAAGCATCCATTGAGAACGTTGCAAAGCTGGAACTATTCAAGCTTGAGAAGAATCTCTCTATCCTCGCAACAGTCTCAGGATCAGCACCAATGATGGGCTTTTTAGGTACCGTAATAGGCATGGTGGAAGCATTTATTTCTATTGCCCAGGAGCAGGGTTCTGTTAGTCCAAAGCTTCTTTCATCTGGGATCTATACTGCGATGATCACCACGGTAGCGGGATTGATCGTCGGTATCATTGCGTACCTCGGATACAATTACCTTGTAACCCGTGTATCGAAAGTGGTCCACAAAATGGAGTACTCTTCAATTGAATTTATAGACCTTCTTCAGGAGCCACGTTAA
- the holA gene encoding DNA polymerase III subunit delta — protein MDASAKKLLTELKNKKYSPVYLLQGEETYYIDLISNYIEANTLSESEKGFNQVVIYGKESPVNVILNHAKRFPMMAERQVVIVREAQEIPDLAKEMGQKLLLDYFSRPVPSTILVLCHKYKTLDKRKELGKKADQLTNSSTFKKPYETQLPEFVAEYIKSKGSVMEDDGIAILCESVGNDLNRLTNEVDKMLTGKSEGQPVTADDVMAQVGMSREYNIFELQKALIAQDTFKTFQIAEYFAANTRKNPLIMLVAFLFSFYSKLLLAAGNSGSSEKELVSILKISPFAARDYMNALRKYSLPKIIENISLLKEADLKLKGVNSGSEDEGQILKELVMRLIH, from the coding sequence ATGGATGCCAGTGCCAAGAAACTGTTGACAGAATTAAAGAATAAAAAGTACTCTCCCGTGTATCTATTACAAGGGGAAGAAACGTATTATATAGACCTGATTTCCAACTATATAGAGGCTAATACTTTAAGTGAATCTGAGAAAGGATTTAATCAGGTAGTTATCTATGGCAAAGAGTCTCCGGTGAATGTGATTCTCAATCATGCTAAGCGATTTCCTATGATGGCTGAGCGCCAGGTGGTAATTGTTCGCGAAGCACAGGAAATTCCGGATCTGGCTAAGGAAATGGGGCAGAAGCTATTACTGGACTACTTTTCCAGGCCTGTCCCCAGTACGATTCTTGTACTGTGCCATAAATACAAGACCCTTGATAAACGTAAAGAGTTGGGAAAAAAAGCTGACCAGCTTACCAATTCATCAACGTTCAAAAAGCCGTATGAAACTCAGCTTCCCGAATTTGTTGCCGAGTATATCAAAAGTAAAGGCTCTGTCATGGAGGATGATGGCATTGCAATCTTGTGCGAGTCGGTGGGAAATGACTTAAACAGGTTGACGAACGAGGTGGACAAAATGCTTACGGGTAAATCGGAGGGCCAACCTGTTACCGCAGATGATGTGATGGCCCAAGTGGGAATGAGCAGGGAATACAACATTTTCGAACTTCAGAAAGCCCTTATTGCTCAGGATACTTTCAAGACATTCCAGATCGCGGAATACTTTGCGGCAAACACCCGCAAGAATCCCCTCATCATGCTGGTTGCATTTCTATTCAGCTTTTACAGCAAACTATTACTGGCAGCTGGTAACTCCGGAAGCTCAGAGAAAGAACTTGTTAGTATCCTAAAAATCAGTCCGTTCGCTGCTCGTGATTATATGAATGCTTTGCGAAAATACTCTCTTCCTAAAATCATTGAAAATATCAGCCTTTTGAAAGAAGCCGACCTCAAATTGAAAGGAGTTAACTCGGGATCAGAAGATGAAGGACAAATATTGAAAGAGCTTGTTATGCGGTTGATCCATTAA
- a CDS encoding tetratricopeptide repeat protein: MNKSTLVLAVLLCCSYYFSNGQETLSQHKDDRLFQTGLDLLSHHEYGAAHKAFSDFISIVSVADSRKADAEYYRAFCALNLYHADGEKLLQDYISVHPLYPKAITAYYDLANFFYSEKNYPKASGYFAKVDFPALSAEQQNTGRFHWGYSLFSQKNLKESLDQFNTIKAQGGQYGPAASYYAGFIESSNGDYTNALIDLKRAETNSAYSLIVPVMITNVYYKQKDDNGLLAYSVIALEREGVTSADEISLLAAETYFRKGDYKKANPLYQQYVEEHEKNADRGVLYRAGYAAAASGSDDLALRYLKSSASDTDSIGVYASYSLGLLYLKRQEKPLALTAFELTKKFKKDPKLAEESLFLAAKINYELGKPDIAINEFELILKDYPQSSHSQEIRELLSQAYVNASNYNRAIEYIDALPRKTPAVERAYQKATYLKGTELFNKEDYAQAVQFFEKSLRFPIDADILAETYYWIGETYSVGRKYDLAISPYEHALGGTTKTSLIKDIRYGLGYAHYNLQQYDKSLYNFRDFSVKSNSSDPNYADGILRLGDSYYATKAYPDALSNYKKVILLNSPDADYAHYHSGIILAIQKKYGEAAAEFDAVAKNTASRFAEDAIFQHGQIDFEQSNYSAAVNQYSKVISASNGSRIVPKALARRAAANYNLKNYDQASNDYISVFDKFPTHPVASQELLVLLQESLNLANRSGEFDKYLAEFKNANPDATGIESVEFETAKNLYNSQNYAKAIDSFSKYLINYSNSPRISEAKYYQGESYYRIKENLKSLEVMKEIASDASFTMQNRVIARVAELEFKSGNYENAAKSFKRLSIIAANKKEQSTAWNGLMESYYLLAKYDSSEIYAKLIVEQGNVNVSAQNKASLYLGKSAKARGDYEAAKDEFLTTLNTAHDEYGAEAKYLLGEIFYLTKEYKQSKETLFSLNSEFSAYDEWVGKSYLLLVDNYIATSETFQAKGTLKSLIDNFPQENVRNAAKEKLKAIEQEEIKKKAVEKIDTTGNDK, translated from the coding sequence ATGAATAAAAGTACACTGGTACTTGCTGTTCTGCTTTGTTGCAGCTATTATTTTTCAAATGGCCAGGAAACTCTGTCTCAACATAAAGACGACAGGTTATTTCAAACCGGTCTCGATCTCTTGTCACATCATGAATACGGCGCTGCACATAAAGCTTTCAGTGATTTTATATCCATAGTTTCAGTTGCAGACTCAAGAAAAGCAGATGCTGAATACTACAGAGCTTTCTGTGCATTGAATCTTTATCATGCCGATGGTGAAAAGCTCCTGCAGGATTATATCTCGGTTCACCCACTTTACCCTAAAGCCATTACAGCTTACTATGACCTTGCCAATTTCTTCTACTCAGAAAAGAACTATCCAAAGGCATCAGGTTATTTTGCAAAGGTTGATTTCCCTGCATTAAGCGCTGAGCAACAGAACACAGGTCGTTTCCATTGGGGCTATAGTTTGTTTAGTCAGAAAAATCTAAAGGAATCCCTTGACCAGTTCAATACAATAAAAGCACAAGGCGGACAATATGGACCTGCGGCAAGCTATTATGCCGGCTTCATAGAATCTTCAAACGGAGATTATACCAATGCATTGATCGATCTTAAAAGAGCGGAAACCAATAGCGCATATTCATTGATCGTTCCAGTGATGATCACAAATGTTTATTACAAGCAAAAAGATGACAATGGACTTCTCGCTTACAGTGTCATCGCCCTTGAGCGGGAGGGTGTCACTTCTGCAGACGAGATTTCACTTCTGGCAGCCGAAACTTATTTCCGTAAAGGAGATTACAAGAAAGCGAATCCCTTATATCAGCAATATGTTGAAGAGCATGAAAAGAATGCCGATCGGGGTGTGCTTTACCGGGCGGGATATGCCGCTGCCGCATCAGGAAGCGATGATCTTGCACTGCGATATCTGAAATCTTCCGCTTCGGATACAGATTCAATTGGCGTCTATGCGTCGTACTCATTAGGATTACTTTATCTCAAGAGACAAGAGAAACCCCTGGCTCTTACAGCATTTGAGTTAACAAAGAAATTTAAGAAAGATCCAAAGCTTGCAGAAGAAAGTCTCTTTCTGGCAGCAAAGATCAACTATGAACTCGGTAAGCCGGACATAGCCATCAATGAATTTGAACTGATCCTAAAAGACTATCCGCAGTCATCACATTCTCAGGAGATCAGGGAACTACTCTCACAGGCCTATGTAAATGCAAGCAACTACAATCGTGCGATAGAATACATCGACGCCCTTCCCAGAAAGACACCCGCCGTTGAAAGAGCTTATCAGAAAGCAACCTATCTGAAAGGAACCGAATTATTTAACAAGGAAGATTATGCACAGGCTGTTCAATTCTTTGAAAAGTCATTACGCTTTCCAATTGATGCCGACATTCTTGCTGAAACCTATTACTGGATTGGTGAAACTTATTCTGTTGGAAGAAAATATGATCTGGCAATATCTCCTTATGAGCATGCATTGGGAGGTACAACAAAAACATCTCTGATCAAGGACATACGGTATGGACTTGGTTATGCTCATTACAATCTTCAGCAGTACGATAAGTCATTGTATAACTTCCGTGATTTTTCAGTAAAGTCGAATTCTTCAGATCCTAACTATGCTGATGGCATTTTGCGATTAGGCGATTCTTATTATGCCACAAAAGCATACCCGGACGCACTTTCAAATTATAAGAAAGTAATATTGCTTAATTCTCCTGATGCAGATTACGCACATTATCACTCAGGAATTATTCTCGCAATTCAGAAGAAGTATGGTGAAGCCGCCGCTGAATTTGATGCTGTTGCGAAAAACACGGCTTCACGATTTGCTGAGGATGCAATATTTCAGCATGGGCAGATCGATTTTGAACAAAGCAATTACTCTGCAGCGGTAAATCAATATTCAAAGGTTATCAGTGCATCCAATGGCTCGCGCATCGTTCCCAAAGCTTTGGCAAGAAGAGCTGCGGCGAACTATAACCTTAAGAACTACGACCAGGCGTCCAACGATTACATTAGCGTATTTGATAAATTCCCAACACATCCGGTAGCCTCTCAGGAACTACTGGTGCTGCTGCAGGAATCGTTAAACCTTGCTAACCGATCGGGTGAGTTTGACAAGTATCTCGCTGAATTCAAGAATGCAAATCCTGATGCTACCGGAATTGAATCAGTTGAATTTGAAACAGCAAAGAACCTTTACAACAGTCAGAATTATGCAAAAGCAATTGACAGCTTTTCAAAGTACCTGATCAATTATTCCAATAGCCCGCGAATCTCTGAAGCAAAGTATTATCAGGGAGAATCTTATTACCGCATAAAGGAAAATCTAAAATCACTTGAAGTGATGAAAGAAATTGCATCGGATGCAAGTTTTACAATGCAGAACAGGGTTATCGCGCGAGTAGCCGAACTTGAATTCAAATCAGGCAACTATGAAAATGCCGCCAAATCATTTAAGAGATTGTCCATCATTGCTGCAAACAAAAAGGAGCAATCGACTGCCTGGAATGGCTTGATGGAATCTTACTATCTGTTGGCGAAATACGACTCGTCAGAGATCTATGCCAAACTGATTGTTGAGCAGGGAAATGTAAATGTAAGCGCTCAAAACAAAGCTTCTCTTTACCTGGGGAAGAGTGCAAAAGCCCGTGGAGACTATGAAGCGGCAAAGGATGAATTCCTGACAACTCTTAATACTGCTCACGATGAGTATGGCGCTGAAGCGAAATATCTGTTGGGGGAAATTTTCTATCTGACAAAAGAGTACAAACAAAGTAAGGAAACACTCTTCTCACTCAATTCAGAATTCAGCGCTTACGATGAGTGGGTAGGTAAATCATACTTATTACTGGTCGATAATTACATCGCTACTTCTGAGACATTTCAGGCAAAGGGCACCCTCAAATCATTGATTGATAATTTCCCGCAGGAAAATGTGAGGAACGCTGCTAAAGAAAAGTTGAAAGCAATTGAACAGGAAGAGATCAAGAAGAAAGCCGTTGAAAAAATTGACACAACCGGGAACGACAAATGA